The DNA sequence TTTCAACCAGGATTGTGTTTTTATTTGGGGCCCTGGCCCGGGCAGGTCGCGAGCGGTTGTTATTTTACTGCCCGATGGCCACCCCACGCCTCGATTCGCGTCAATCCACTACCCTATGAAACTGTTCAAGTCCGCCGACCTTATCCGCAAGAGCAAGTACATCAGCCGCGATTTGAGCTGGATGCGATTTAATTACCGGGTACTCGACCAGGCCCAGGATGCGGGCAAGAGCTTGTTTGACCGGCTTAAGTTCCTGGCTATCACTAGCTCCAACCTCGACGAGTTTTTTATGATTCGGGTGGGTTCGTTGTATAATTACCTTGATTACGGCAAGGAGCGGGTGGACTACTCGGGGCTGCGGGAGCTGCCGTTTCGGCGCAAGCTGCTCGATTTTGCCCACCGCTTCGTCAACGACCAGAGTCTGACGTACGTGAACGAGTTGAAGCCAGTGTTCGAGAAAAATGGCTTTAATATTTTGAAGGTGAGCGACTTGACGGAGATAGAGGCCCGTAAGGCCGATGGCTTCTTCAAGAACACGGTGTTTCCGCTGCTCACGCCGATGGTGTACGACGCCTACCACGGCTTCCCGCTGATAATGAATCAGATGCTCATTTTTGGGGTGGTGACGCGGGCCAGCAATCCGGGGGCCCTGGGCCTGGACGGCGAAGCGGAGAAAGGGCAGGAGCGCATCACTTTTGTACAGATTCCCCAAAACCTGACGCGGTTTTTTGAATTGCAGCGCAAGGACCGGGTCATTTTCGTGCCCATCGAGGAAATCGTGCGCGAGTACCTGCCGCGGCTGTTTCGCAACGTCGAAATTTTATCGGCCGATTTGATACGTATTACCCGCAACGGCGATTTTACGCTGGAAGAATCCGACGACATCGATAACGACTTCATCAAGGAAATTCAGGTGGGCCTGAAAACCCGCAAGCGCGGCCGCGTGGTGCGCGTGGAAGTAGAGCCCAACGCCTCGCCGCTGCTGATGGAAGTATTGCGCGAGCGGTGGAATATTGATAACGGCAACATCTTCGTCATCAGTGCTTTGCTTGACATGAAAGGGCTGTGGCAAATTATTCGCCACCCTAACTTCCGCGGCAAAGGGGCCCGGCAGCCGGCAGCCATCGCGCCCCTGAGCCTGCCCGACGGCGCCGAGGACAACTTGTTCGAGTACCTCAAGCACCACGACGTGCTGCTGCACCACCCCTACAACAGCATCGAGCCGATGGTGCGCCTGCTGGAGCAAGCCGCCGAGGACCCGCAGGTGCTGGGCATCAAGCAGACGATTTACCGGCTCGCCGACGAGTCGCGGGTGAGCGCGGCGCTGTTGAAGGCGGCCGAAAACGGCAAGCACGTATCGGTGCTATTCGAGGTGAAGGCGCGCTTCGACGAGGAGAAGAACATCCGCGAGGGGGCCCGGCTGGAAAAGGCTGGCTGCTTCGTGATTTACGGGGTGAGTAAGTATAAGACTCACACCAAATTGCTGATGATTATCCGCAAGGAAGGGGAGAAGGTGACGCGCTACGTGCACATCGGCTCGGGCAACTACAACGAGCAAACCTCGCGCCTCTACACCGACCTGAGCCTGCTTACGACCAACGACACCTACGGCCACGACGTGTCGGAATTCTTTAACGTCATTACCGGCCACTCGCAGCCCGACAACTACGAGTACCTCATCACGGCCCCCAAGGACATGCGTCAGCAGCTCATCCACTTGGTGCGCGAGGAGGTGAAGCACGCCAAAAAGGGCCAGCCCAGCGGCATTGTGATGAAGATGAACTCCTTGGAAGACAAGGAGATGATTGATGAATTTTATAAGGCGTCGAAGGCCGGTGTGCCCATCCGGTTCATTGTGCGGGGCATTTGCTGCCTGCGGCCGGGCCGGCCGGGGCTGAGCGACAACATCGAGGTGCGCAGCATCGTGGGCGAGTATTTGGAACATGCGCGGCTGTTTTACTTCCACAACGGCGGCGACGCCCGCGTGTACGCCGGCTCGGCCGACGTGATGGTGCGTTCCTTTGACCGGCGCATCGAGGCGTTGTTCCTGATTGTGAACCCGCAGCTGCGGCGCGAGGCCATCAGCATCTTGATGCTCAACTTGCTGGACAACCAGAATAGCTACGTAATGCGCGAGGATGGGGCCTACATACGGCAGCGCCCGGCCGCCGGCGAGCCTGTGGTAAACGTACACAAAGACTTCTACAAGCGCGACGAGGCCCAGCTGTCCATAGCCACGCCCGAAGGCCTATTGGCCTTGCTGGCCCAGCAAACGGCCCGCCGCCTGGAAATAGCTGCCGCCCTGGTGGCCGTCGAAACCGAAGCCTCCAAAGCTGCCGCCCAGGCTGAAGTCCAGGGCCCCGATTCGACCTTTGGTGAAGGCATTGGCGACGAGGAAAACCTGACCGACGTAGATACTGAAGCTGAGGCGGTGCAGGCCGGGTTGGAGTAGTTGGGGCGTATGGTTCGGTGGGGCCCCTGAGTCTTGGGCTGTGCTTAGTAAAATGCCCCCACTGCCCCCTTGTCATCCTGAACGCAGTGAAGACAAGGGGGCAGTGGGGGCACTAAGCGCCTGCTATTCCATACCGGCGGGCTGGTTTTGCACGTCGGGCACGGGCGGGTGGGCGGGGTGGCCGCTGGCGGGGCTGATTTCGTCGAAATGCTCCTCGAACAGGGCCTGGAGCATGCCGTCTTTCAGGCCGATGTCGGGCACGATCATGCTGCTCACGTTGGCCCAGTGCATGGCCGCGAG is a window from the Hymenobacter nivis genome containing:
- the ppk1 gene encoding polyphosphate kinase 1 — its product is MKLFKSADLIRKSKYISRDLSWMRFNYRVLDQAQDAGKSLFDRLKFLAITSSNLDEFFMIRVGSLYNYLDYGKERVDYSGLRELPFRRKLLDFAHRFVNDQSLTYVNELKPVFEKNGFNILKVSDLTEIEARKADGFFKNTVFPLLTPMVYDAYHGFPLIMNQMLIFGVVTRASNPGALGLDGEAEKGQERITFVQIPQNLTRFFELQRKDRVIFVPIEEIVREYLPRLFRNVEILSADLIRITRNGDFTLEESDDIDNDFIKEIQVGLKTRKRGRVVRVEVEPNASPLLMEVLRERWNIDNGNIFVISALLDMKGLWQIIRHPNFRGKGARQPAAIAPLSLPDGAEDNLFEYLKHHDVLLHHPYNSIEPMVRLLEQAAEDPQVLGIKQTIYRLADESRVSAALLKAAENGKHVSVLFEVKARFDEEKNIREGARLEKAGCFVIYGVSKYKTHTKLLMIIRKEGEKVTRYVHIGSGNYNEQTSRLYTDLSLLTTNDTYGHDVSEFFNVITGHSQPDNYEYLITAPKDMRQQLIHLVREEVKHAKKGQPSGIVMKMNSLEDKEMIDEFYKASKAGVPIRFIVRGICCLRPGRPGLSDNIEVRSIVGEYLEHARLFYFHNGGDARVYAGSADVMVRSFDRRIEALFLIVNPQLRREAISILMLNLLDNQNSYVMREDGAYIRQRPAAGEPVVNVHKDFYKRDEAQLSIATPEGLLALLAQQTARRLEIAAALVAVETEASKAAAQAEVQGPDSTFGEGIGDEENLTDVDTEAEAVQAGLE